From a single Saimiri boliviensis isolate mSaiBol1 chromosome 7, mSaiBol1.pri, whole genome shotgun sequence genomic region:
- the LOC104653079 gene encoding keratin, type II cytoskeletal 6A — protein sequence MSSTSTTIRSHSSSRRGFSAGSARLPGVSRSGFSSVSVSRSRGSGGLGGACGGAGFGSRSLYSLGGSKRISIGGGSCAIGGGYGSRAGGSYGFGGAGSGFGFGGGAGIGFGLGGGAGLAGGFGGPGFPVCPPGGIQEVTVNQSLLTPLNLQIDPTIQRVRTEEREQIKTLNNKFASFIDKVRFLEQQNKVLDTKWTLLQEQGTKTVRQSLEPLFEQYINNLRRQLDSVVGERGRLDSELRGMQDLVEDFKNKYEDEINKRTAAENEFVTLKKDVDAAYMNKVELQAKADTLTDEINFLRALYEAELSQMQTHVSDTSVVLSMDNNRSLDLDSIIAEVKAQYEEIAQRSRAEAESWYQTKYEELQVTAGRHGDDLRNTKQEISEINRMIQRLRSEIDHVKKQCANLQAAIADAEQRGEMALKDAKNKLEGLEDALQKAKQDMARLLKEYQELMNVKLALDVEIATYRKLLEGEECRLNGEGVGQVNISVTQSTVSSGYGGASGVGGGLGLGGGSGYSYGSGLGVGGGFSSSSGRVIGGGLSSVGGGSSTIKYTTSSSSSRKSYKH from the exons ATGTCCAGCACATCCACCACCATCAGGAGCCACAGCAGCAGCCGCCGGGGCTTCAGTGCCGGCTCAGCCAGGCTCCCTGGGGTCAGCCGCTCTGGCTTCAGCAGCGTCTCCGTGTCCCGCTCCAGGGGCAGTGGTGGCCTGGGTGGCGCGTGTGGAGGAGCTGGCTTTGGCAGCCGCAGTCTCTATAGCCTTGGGGGCTCCAAGAGGATCTCCATTGGAGGGGGCAGCTGTGCCATCGGTGGCGGCTATGGCAGCAGAGCTGGAGGCAGCTATGGCTTCGGTGGTGCCGGGAGTGGATTTGGTTTTGGTGGTGGAGCCGGCATTGGCTTTGGTCTGGGTGGTGGAGCCGGCCTTGCTGGTGGCTTTGGGGGCCCCGGCTTCCCTGTGTGCCCCCCTGGAGGCATTCAAGAGGTCACCGTCAACCAGAGTCTCCTGACTCCTCTCAACCTGCAAATCGACCCCACCATCCAGCGCGTGCGGACTGAGGAGCGTGAGCAGATCAAGACCCTCAACAACAAGTTCGCCTCCTTCATCGACAAG GTGCggttcctggagcagcagaacaAGGTTCTGGACACCAAGTGGACCCTGCTGCAGGAGCAGGGCACCAAGACTGTGAGGCAGAGCCTGGAGCCGTTGTTCGAACAGTACATCAACAACCTCAGGAGGCAGCTGGACAGCGTCGTCGGCGAACGCGGCCGCCTGGACTCGGAGCTCAGAGGCATGCAGGACCTGGTGGAGGACTTCAAGAACAA ATATGAGGATGAAATCAACAAGCGCACAGCAGCAGAGAATGAATTTGTGACCCTGAAGAAG GACGTGGATGCTGCCTACATGAACAAGGTTGAACTGCAAGCCAAGGCAGACACCCTCACGGACGAGATCAACTTCCTGAGAGCCTTGTATGAGGCA GAGCTGTCCCAGATGCAGACCCACGTCTCAGACACGTCCGTGGTGCTGTCCATGGACAACAACCGCAGCCTGGACCTGGACAGCATCATCGCCGAGGTCAAGGCCCAGTATGAGGAGATCGCCCAGAGGAGCCGGGCGGAGGCTGAGTCCTGGTACCAGACCAAG TATGAGGAGCTGCAGGTGACAGCAGGCAGGCACGGGGACGACCTGCGCAACACCAAGCAGGAAATTTCTGAGATCAACCGCATGATCCAGAGGCTGCGGTCCGAGATCGACCACGTCAAGAAGCAG TGCGCCAACCTGCAGGCCGCCATTGCCGATGCTGAGCAGCGTGGGGAGATGGCACTCAAGGATGCCAAGAACAAGCTGGAGGGGCTGGAGGACGCCCTGCAGAAGGCCAAGCAGGACATGGCCCGGCTATTGAAGGAGTACCAGGAGCTGATGAACGTGAAGCTGGCCCTGGACGTGGAGATCGCCACCTACCGCAAGCTGCTGGAGGGCGAGGAGTGCAG GCTGAATGGCGAAGGCGTTGGACAAGTCAACATCT CCGTGACGCAGTCCACCGTCTCCAGCGGCTATGGCGGCGCCAGCGGTGTCGGCGGTGGCTTAGGCCTGGGCGGAGGCAGCGGCTACTCCTATGGCAGTGGTCTTGGCGTCGGAGGCGGCTTCAGTTCCAGCAGCGGCAGAGTCATTGGGGGTGGCCTCAGCTCCGTTGGAGGTGGCAGTTCCACCATCAAGTACAccaccagctcctcctccagcAGGAAGAGCTACAAGCACTGA